In one Acetobacter sp. genomic region, the following are encoded:
- a CDS encoding response regulator transcription factor: MSGARPILIVDDDQTLRQMLVEQLQVEGEFQSVEADSVAAAWEALKSPDARFDAIILDVTLPDGDGRDFCVELRREGLRMPIVMLTGSDDEADIVRGLDAGANDYVAKPFRIAELLARLRAQLRIFENSEDAVFTVGPYTFRPSAKLLVETTRNKRIRLTEKEAAILKFLYRAGTRPVPRQVLLNEVWGYNAAVTTHTLETHIYRLRQKIEPDPSNATLLITEGGGYRLDPEAGVPAV; this comes from the coding sequence ATGTCGGGCGCACGTCCAATCCTGATCGTTGATGATGACCAGACGCTGCGACAGATGCTGGTCGAGCAGCTTCAGGTCGAGGGTGAGTTTCAGTCTGTGGAGGCCGATTCCGTTGCCGCCGCATGGGAGGCTCTGAAATCCCCTGATGCGCGTTTCGACGCCATTATTCTCGACGTGACGCTTCCGGACGGGGACGGTCGTGATTTCTGTGTGGAATTGCGGCGGGAAGGACTGCGTATGCCGATCGTCATGCTGACGGGGTCGGATGACGAGGCCGATATCGTGCGTGGTCTGGACGCCGGTGCGAACGACTATGTCGCCAAACCCTTCCGCATCGCCGAACTGCTGGCCCGCCTGCGTGCCCAGCTCCGTATCTTTGAAAACAGCGAAGACGCGGTCTTCACGGTCGGGCCTTACACCTTTCGCCCCTCAGCCAAGCTGCTGGTGGAGACGACCCGCAACAAGCGTATTCGTCTGACGGAGAAAGAGGCGGCAATTCTTAAGTTTCTCTATCGCGCGGGGACACGTCCCGTGCCGCGTCAGGTGCTGCTGAACGAAGTCTGGGGCTACAACGCCGCCGTGACGACGCACACGCTTGAGACGCACATCTATCGCCTGCGTCAGAAGATCGAGCCTGATCCTTCCAATGCGACGCTGCTGATTACTGAAGGCGGCGGCTACCGTCTTGATCCGGAAGCTGGCGTTCCGGCTGTCTGA
- a CDS encoding D-sedoheptulose 7-phosphate isomerase, translated as MLERVVMDDAAQTVVADRGFMTDYLRQSADAMAAFAQDEASQAVMLDMGARIVAALEKGGRLLIAGNGGSAADAQHIAGEFTARLMYDRRPLSAVALTTDTSGITAIGNDYGFADIFSRQVMALGRAGDVFLGITTSGRSPNILRAFEAAREIGLVTAAFTGHAGVQGAHCDVTLAVPANWTPVIQQLHITAAHIVCGLVERALCPRPVGV; from the coding sequence ATGCTTGAGAGGGTAGTCATGGACGACGCAGCGCAAACAGTCGTGGCCGACAGAGGGTTCATGACCGATTATCTGCGTCAGTCAGCCGATGCGATGGCGGCTTTCGCGCAGGATGAAGCGTCTCAGGCCGTCATGCTGGACATGGGCGCCCGGATTGTCGCTGCGCTGGAAAAAGGTGGTCGCTTGCTGATTGCCGGTAATGGTGGCAGCGCCGCCGATGCGCAGCATATCGCCGGAGAGTTCACGGCGCGGCTGATGTATGATCGCCGCCCGCTGAGCGCGGTCGCGTTGACGACCGACACGTCCGGCATCACCGCCATCGGCAATGATTACGGGTTTGCGGATATTTTCTCACGTCAGGTCATGGCGCTGGGACGGGCAGGGGATGTCTTTCTCGGTATCACCACCTCAGGGCGTTCTCCCAATATCCTGCGGGCTTTCGAGGCTGCGCGCGAAATCGGTCTGGTGACGGCGGCTTTCACGGGGCATGCCGGTGTGCAGGGCGCGCATTGTGACGTGACGCTCGCGGTGCCAGCCAACTGGACGCCGGTGATCCAGCAGCTTCACATTACCGCCGCGCATATTGTCTGCGGACTGGTCGAACGGGCTCTGTGTCCCCGTCCGGTCGGTGTGTGA
- a CDS encoding exodeoxyribonuclease III, which produces MRIVTWNINSLRLRLPLLAELDRQLRPDVICLQETKVPDELFPSEALTEQGYAHQVRRGMKSYNGVAILSRHPLTPVTDTPDWCERGDCRHAAARIDGEHGPVEIHNFYVPAGGDIPDVEENPKFAHKLAFVDQVTEWFQTHHRKRTVIVGDLNIAPLEHDVWSHKQLLKIVSHTPPETTRLNAWLDTGFVDAMRHFVPPTEKLYTWWSYRNRDWSVSNRGRRLDHIWVTPDLKDALHGMQVIREARNWVSPSDHVPVMLDFGA; this is translated from the coding sequence ATGCGTATCGTGACCTGGAACATCAACTCGCTTCGCCTCCGTCTTCCGCTACTGGCGGAGCTGGACAGACAACTGCGTCCTGACGTGATCTGCCTTCAGGAAACCAAGGTGCCGGACGAGCTGTTCCCGTCCGAGGCATTGACCGAACAGGGTTACGCGCATCAGGTCCGGCGCGGCATGAAGAGTTATAACGGCGTGGCGATCCTCTCCCGTCATCCGCTGACACCTGTTACAGACACGCCCGACTGGTGCGAGCGCGGCGACTGCCGTCACGCGGCGGCCCGCATCGACGGCGAGCATGGTCCGGTCGAAATCCACAATTTCTATGTGCCCGCTGGTGGCGACATTCCGGATGTCGAGGAAAACCCGAAGTTCGCGCATAAGCTGGCTTTCGTGGATCAGGTGACCGAGTGGTTCCAGACCCATCACCGCAAGCGCACGGTGATTGTCGGTGATCTGAACATCGCCCCGCTTGAGCACGATGTCTGGAGCCACAAGCAGCTTCTCAAGATCGTCAGCCACACCCCGCCAGAGACGACGCGTCTCAACGCGTGGCTCGATACGGGCTTTGTCGATGCGATGCGCCACTTCGTGCCACCGACGGAAAAGCTCTACACGTGGTGGTCCTATCGCAATCGCGACTGGAGCGTCTCCAATCGTGGACGACGGCTGGACCATATCTGGGTGACGCCGGACCTGAAGGATGCGCTCCACGGCATGCAGGTCATCCGGGAGGCACGGAACTGGGTCTCGCCGTCCGACCATGTGCCGGTGATGCTGGATTTCGGGGCGTAG
- a CDS encoding putative quinol monooxygenase, whose amino-acid sequence MSQIEVVAIVKVKAGKEAEAAEAMKACVAPSRAESTNHAYTPHRDLDAPDTMIFIERWDSREALQAHMETPHFKKMAAVLEPLLAAPLAVHILQPL is encoded by the coding sequence ATGTCTCAGATCGAAGTTGTCGCCATCGTGAAGGTCAAGGCGGGCAAGGAAGCGGAAGCTGCCGAAGCCATGAAGGCCTGCGTGGCACCCTCACGGGCTGAAAGCACCAACCATGCCTACACACCGCATCGTGATCTCGATGCGCCCGACACGATGATTTTCATTGAACGCTGGGATAGCCGCGAGGCGTTGCAGGCCCACATGGAAACGCCGCATTTCAAAAAAATGGCCGCCGTTCTGGAACCGCTTCTGGCCGCTCCGCTGGCGGTCCATATCCTCCAGCCCCTCTGA
- a CDS encoding cation:proton antiporter, with protein sequence MTQDAAFLIFLVFCGGMAAQWIAWRFHLPAIVLLFVLGLVLGPGLDILHPSTLIGPLFHPVVSLAVALIVFEGGLALDFRQLSVAGEGVIRLTLVALPINWILGSAAAHYVGGLAWGPACLFGSIVVVTGPTVVLPLLRQAKLKPRIAAFLRWEAIVNDPVGAILATLVLEILLMKPNEGTSVYFTEMMPHLLISMVVAIGLGIGGGWSVKQLFVRDLMPETLKMPLLLTLALAVYGLGTLFMDGAGLMAATVFGMALANMRVPGLGELQRMKESMVVLIVSLLFILLTADLHRVVLARLSWSIFGLTLAMIFVIRPLGIYLATLRSGLSWSERIFVGWIAPRGIVAAAVAGMSGIRLSEAGFASSEFVMPAVFALIAATMLLHGFSLRPLARKLKLTLSNVPALAIVGANPWTRNLAEVVIKAGTPVTMVDTAARGLVPAKRAGIPVLHAEMLSDAGAESLEELPADYLIAATPDAIYNGMVCAHLAPHFGRARVYQVSPGLKKLDEYRGLSRDARGKLLGEPEWNFTLLDTLYQDGWRFVALPVTPETEMQLSRRVEERLDFLTLRPGGGIMIHSAEEGRGAPPAVEEVIIALVPPTTSLVMTPPQP encoded by the coding sequence ATGACTCAGGATGCGGCCTTCCTGATCTTCCTTGTTTTCTGCGGCGGCATGGCCGCGCAGTGGATTGCCTGGCGTTTTCATCTTCCCGCCATCGTGCTGCTTTTTGTGCTGGGACTGGTGCTGGGACCGGGGCTCGATATCCTTCATCCCTCCACGCTGATCGGTCCGTTGTTTCACCCTGTCGTCTCGCTCGCCGTGGCGCTGATCGTGTTTGAAGGCGGTCTTGCGCTGGATTTCCGACAGCTCAGCGTAGCCGGTGAGGGGGTGATCCGACTTACTCTGGTGGCGTTGCCCATCAACTGGATTCTGGGTTCCGCCGCCGCGCATTATGTCGGCGGTCTGGCATGGGGGCCTGCCTGTCTCTTCGGGTCCATTGTCGTGGTGACCGGCCCAACGGTCGTGCTGCCACTGCTCCGTCAGGCCAAGCTGAAACCACGCATCGCCGCCTTTCTGCGTTGGGAAGCCATTGTCAACGATCCGGTAGGGGCGATCCTCGCGACGCTCGTGCTGGAAATTCTGCTGATGAAGCCGAATGAAGGCACGTCGGTCTATTTCACGGAGATGATGCCGCATCTCCTGATCAGCATGGTCGTGGCGATCGGGCTGGGGATCGGTGGCGGCTGGAGCGTCAAGCAGCTCTTTGTCCGGGATCTGATGCCCGAGACGCTCAAAATGCCGCTGCTGCTCACGTTGGCGCTGGCGGTCTACGGGCTGGGCACCCTGTTCATGGACGGGGCGGGCCTCATGGCGGCGACGGTCTTCGGCATGGCGCTGGCCAACATGCGTGTGCCGGGTCTGGGAGAGTTGCAGCGGATGAAGGAGAGCATGGTCGTCCTGATCGTCTCGCTCCTGTTCATTCTGCTGACCGCCGATCTTCATCGTGTCGTGCTGGCCCGTCTGTCGTGGTCCATCTTCGGGCTGACCCTTGCGATGATCTTCGTCATCAGGCCGTTGGGCATTTATCTGGCCACGTTGCGGAGCGGCCTGAGCTGGAGCGAACGTATCTTTGTCGGCTGGATCGCTCCCCGGGGTATCGTCGCTGCGGCCGTGGCCGGCATGTCCGGGATTCGGTTGAGCGAGGCGGGGTTCGCCAGTTCCGAATTCGTTATGCCCGCCGTGTTCGCGCTCATTGCGGCGACCATGCTGCTGCATGGATTTTCGCTGCGGCCACTGGCGCGAAAGCTGAAACTGACCCTCTCGAATGTGCCCGCGCTGGCGATTGTCGGGGCGAATCCCTGGACGCGCAATCTGGCTGAGGTCGTGATCAAAGCCGGAACGCCGGTGACCATGGTCGATACGGCGGCGCGGGGGCTGGTTCCCGCGAAACGGGCGGGCATTCCGGTGTTGCACGCCGAGATGCTGTCGGACGCCGGTGCGGAGAGTCTGGAGGAACTGCCCGCGGATTATCTGATCGCGGCCACGCCGGACGCGATCTATAACGGCATGGTCTGCGCGCACCTCGCGCCGCATTTCGGGCGGGCGCGCGTTTATCAGGTGAGCCCGGGTCTGAAGAAGCTGGATGAGTACCGGGGGTTGAGCCGGGACGCGCGGGGTAAGCTGCTTGGTGAGCCTGAGTGGAATTTCACGCTTCTGGATACGCTCTATCAGGATGGTTGGCGCTTCGTGGCGTTACCCGTCACGCCAGAAACCGAAATGCAGCTTTCACGACGTGTTGAAGAACGGCTTGATTTTCTCACGCTGCGACCGGGTGGCGGGATCATGATTCATTCAGCAGAAGAAGGGCGGGGTGCGCCGCCTGCTGTTGAAGAGGTGATCATCGCTCTCGTGCCGCCCACGACATCGCTGGTTATGACGCCGCCTCAACCGTGA
- a CDS encoding L,D-transpeptidase family protein, translated as MIHATLIPESGCTARLHCANRIFPAVIGAAGVTHHKEEGDHATPVGALPLRKLFYRADRVSRPILGPASSDGARLLLEPVTRQDGWCDDPSHADYNRQITLPHPARHEKLWHEDHVYDIIGVLGYNDDPPVPGRGSAIFLHLQSPDRAPTEGCIALTEADLREALAMGLASITVEAAS; from the coding sequence ATGATACATGCGACACTCATTCCTGAAAGCGGCTGCACTGCACGACTGCATTGCGCAAACCGGATTTTCCCGGCTGTGATCGGCGCCGCAGGCGTCACACACCACAAGGAGGAAGGAGATCACGCCACCCCAGTCGGCGCCCTGCCCCTACGCAAACTGTTCTATCGCGCGGACCGGGTCAGCCGCCCGATACTGGGGCCAGCCTCCTCTGACGGCGCCCGTCTCCTGCTTGAGCCGGTCACCCGACAGGATGGCTGGTGCGACGATCCGTCACACGCCGACTACAACCGGCAGATCACGCTGCCGCACCCTGCCCGTCACGAAAAATTGTGGCATGAAGACCATGTCTACGACATCATCGGCGTGCTGGGGTATAACGATGACCCTCCGGTTCCGGGGCGCGGCTCAGCGATTTTTCTGCACCTCCAGTCGCCTGACAGGGCTCCCACGGAGGGCTGCATCGCCTTGACGGAAGCTGATCTGAGGGAAGCGCTCGCGATGGGCCTTGCCTCGATCACGGTTGAGGCGGCGTCATAA
- a CDS encoding aminotransferase class I/II-fold pyridoxal phosphate-dependent enzyme produces the protein MTNPTGSGLAESSIPHELSRRQFSKLAGLLGTGVSFAQLFPTAQARKPVDEGRWANVLTSIDKNEYWTGPLPQAAVAAQKKILSGNRYDPDHLHAEFLQTVASVEHIPVEQILVWQGSMDPLIRSVAAFASSEKGLVTVDPTFEVPWRVANYLNIPVQRVPLTAAGNYATDTRALLKANPKAGLYYICSPNNPTGTSTPLEEIRWLLDNKPADAVVLVDEAYIHFTNSPSALSLLGERRDLLVLRTFSKLFGMAGLRVGLSFAHPDLHQRMMRYDGEAATRLINVSALAGAKASLLLPDQIRKRREDMTIVREAVEQHLTRRGIAFLPGSQANMLMVDWKRPAAEVAADFEKNGVIIGRNWPIWPTISRVTIGSADEMQRFNRQVDRIFRN, from the coding sequence ATGACCAATCCAACTGGCTCCGGCCTTGCAGAATCTTCTATTCCTCATGAACTTTCACGTCGGCAATTTTCCAAACTGGCTGGCCTTCTGGGAACAGGTGTGTCTTTTGCGCAGCTTTTTCCAACGGCTCAGGCACGGAAGCCGGTGGACGAAGGCAGGTGGGCGAATGTTCTTACCTCTATAGACAAAAATGAATACTGGACTGGCCCCTTGCCTCAGGCTGCTGTGGCGGCTCAGAAAAAAATCCTGTCAGGCAACAGATATGACCCGGATCATCTGCATGCAGAGTTTCTGCAAACCGTTGCCAGTGTTGAGCATATTCCGGTTGAGCAGATTCTGGTCTGGCAGGGTTCGATGGACCCGCTCATCCGCAGCGTTGCAGCCTTCGCTTCTTCAGAAAAGGGATTGGTGACGGTTGATCCGACCTTTGAGGTGCCTTGGAGGGTGGCGAATTATCTCAATATTCCAGTCCAGCGTGTCCCTCTGACCGCAGCAGGTAATTATGCGACGGACACCAGAGCCCTGCTGAAAGCAAATCCGAAAGCTGGCCTTTATTATATATGCTCACCAAACAACCCGACGGGTACCTCAACCCCTCTGGAGGAAATCAGATGGCTTCTTGATAACAAACCCGCCGACGCCGTTGTGCTGGTTGACGAAGCTTATATTCACTTCACAAACAGTCCCAGTGCGCTTTCCTTGCTGGGGGAACGTAGAGATTTACTGGTTCTCAGAACATTTTCGAAGCTGTTTGGTATGGCCGGTCTCAGGGTGGGACTGAGTTTTGCTCATCCCGATCTGCATCAGCGCATGATGCGGTATGATGGAGAAGCCGCCACAAGACTGATCAATGTCTCGGCGCTCGCAGGTGCGAAAGCCAGCCTCCTGCTGCCTGATCAGATCAGAAAGCGGCGGGAGGATATGACGATAGTGCGAGAGGCTGTCGAACAGCATCTTACAAGACGAGGCATCGCATTCCTCCCCGGCAGTCAGGCGAATATGCTTATGGTGGACTGGAAGCGTCCGGCTGCTGAGGTAGCGGCGGATTTTGAAAAAAATGGAGTGATTATTGGGCGGAACTGGCCGATATGGCCGACTATCTCCCGTGTCACGATCGGTTCAGCAGACGAGATGCAGCGTTTCAACCGGCAGGTGGACCGGATTTTCCGGAACTGA
- a CDS encoding TonB-dependent receptor plug domain-containing protein: MRLTVFLMSTVSLFSITTPALSASTVSQTTLHRTKHPLSASNRQAAQSVSVKPSAHRSYSQQKSRDAGKDNAEDIHVSGGHTYRRVARDSTTPVTVISSAELRRSGQINLADAIARVDPSITTQAQGWDSAALTSSIRMRGLNPNEVLVLVDGKRRHTTGNIVTDAGPLQGSTPVDLNMIPASAIDHIEVLRDGAGARYGADAVAGVINIITKKAAHGLNVVTDTGADAYNGDGWRYRIGADGGLKWGNDGFLHLSGEVYHKDFFISKSRSTRDHRWTQGDAWNPYSDHSVSTPEETRENLSIEWGKGITDEIETYGLITYAHRHAETNQHYRLPSTAPAVYPAGFAPIETIEENDFQANLGVKGHNLLGFDWDLSTLYGEDDEDLGVKNTINSNMLANQGWSPTRVRTSSYRLSQWTSNFDAHRAFTIANTIPVTVSLGAEHRLEMYHIQAGEPASYLNGGTAAWAGLTEQSAGSWERHVWSGYLDGDFHPLRHWDLDFAGRFEHYTDAGNAETGKISTRYDFTKRIAVRATISNGFRAPSLPESYFSSLNVSPTGATGLLGATDAAAAQIGATKLKAERSTNVEGGFILEPVDDFHVSVDVYQINIRNRINGSNYTSGQTAYDAISQTGITLPSGLDLSNVQANYLANIGSTRTQGLDIQADYRWRLHRYGTLDLSLMLNLNRTRMQHINSNAFGQSLASAQTIAYLTTASPRSKIVLNAYWTKDNWDVNIRETRYGQTSSMLSYSDLAPANLRYSTTQFAPFVNTPIWITDLEVGYRVNPHWHLAVGANNIFNMRPRKVNPVNNYLGAAIYDAHGANIGFEGAYYYGRINATF, translated from the coding sequence ATGCGCCTTACTGTTTTTCTTATGAGTACCGTTTCTCTTTTTAGCATAACAACACCCGCCCTGAGCGCCTCAACAGTCTCTCAAACAACCCTGCACCGGACAAAGCATCCACTGTCTGCCAGCAACAGGCAGGCTGCTCAGAGTGTTTCCGTGAAACCATCAGCCCACCGTTCTTATTCACAACAAAAATCCCGTGATGCCGGAAAGGATAATGCGGAAGATATCCATGTATCGGGAGGACATACCTATCGTCGGGTCGCACGGGATAGCACCACACCCGTTACTGTTATCTCTTCCGCAGAACTTCGACGCTCAGGTCAGATCAACCTTGCCGACGCCATCGCGCGTGTTGATCCCTCGATTACCACACAGGCGCAGGGATGGGATTCAGCAGCCCTGACTTCTTCGATCCGTATGCGCGGTCTCAACCCCAACGAGGTGCTTGTTCTCGTGGATGGGAAGCGGCGGCACACCACAGGAAATATCGTGACGGATGCAGGCCCTTTGCAGGGCTCAACTCCTGTGGATCTGAACATGATCCCTGCCAGCGCCATTGATCACATCGAAGTGCTGCGTGACGGAGCCGGCGCGCGGTATGGAGCAGATGCTGTCGCGGGGGTCATCAACATCATCACCAAAAAAGCTGCACATGGCCTGAATGTGGTCACGGACACCGGAGCGGATGCTTATAATGGCGATGGGTGGCGTTACAGGATTGGCGCTGATGGCGGCCTGAAATGGGGAAATGACGGTTTTCTCCATCTGAGCGGTGAAGTTTATCATAAGGATTTTTTCATCTCGAAATCCCGGTCAACGCGAGACCACAGATGGACACAGGGAGACGCGTGGAACCCTTATTCCGATCACAGTGTCAGCACGCCCGAAGAAACGCGCGAAAACCTTTCCATCGAATGGGGGAAGGGCATCACTGATGAAATCGAAACCTATGGTCTCATCACCTATGCTCATCGCCATGCCGAAACCAACCAGCACTATCGCCTTCCAAGCACGGCTCCGGCCGTTTACCCGGCAGGATTTGCCCCCATTGAAACGATCGAGGAAAACGATTTTCAGGCGAATCTGGGCGTGAAAGGCCACAACCTGCTTGGCTTCGACTGGGATCTCAGCACGCTGTATGGCGAAGATGATGAAGATCTGGGTGTAAAGAACACGATCAATTCAAATATGCTGGCCAATCAGGGCTGGAGTCCAACCCGCGTTCGGACCTCCAGCTATCGGCTTTCCCAATGGACCAGCAATTTTGACGCGCATCGTGCTTTCACTATCGCCAACACGATTCCGGTAACCGTTTCCCTTGGTGCCGAGCACCGTCTGGAGATGTATCATATTCAGGCTGGTGAACCTGCTTCCTATCTCAACGGCGGAACGGCAGCGTGGGCCGGGCTGACCGAGCAGAGCGCCGGTTCATGGGAACGACATGTCTGGTCCGGCTATCTGGACGGTGATTTCCATCCACTCCGACACTGGGATCTCGATTTTGCTGGTCGTTTCGAGCATTATACGGATGCGGGCAACGCCGAAACAGGCAAGATATCGACACGCTATGATTTCACCAAGCGTATCGCCGTTCGCGCCACGATCAGCAATGGTTTTCGCGCGCCAAGCCTGCCTGAATCCTATTTCAGTTCACTGAACGTCAGCCCCACAGGAGCCACCGGGTTGCTGGGTGCAACTGACGCGGCGGCTGCGCAGATTGGTGCTACAAAACTCAAGGCTGAACGATCGACCAACGTCGAAGGAGGGTTCATTCTCGAGCCCGTGGACGATTTTCATGTGTCCGTTGACGTCTATCAGATCAATATCCGTAACCGCATCAACGGGTCCAACTACACCAGCGGACAAACTGCGTATGACGCCATCTCCCAGACCGGCATTACTCTTCCATCGGGTCTCGATCTGAGCAATGTTCAGGCTAACTATCTGGCCAACATAGGCAGCACCCGCACGCAGGGACTGGATATTCAGGCTGACTATCGCTGGCGTTTACACCGCTATGGCACGCTTGACCTCTCGCTCATGCTGAACCTGAACCGTACCCGCATGCAGCACATCAACAGCAATGCGTTCGGACAGTCTCTCGCCAGTGCCCAGACAATCGCCTATCTGACAACAGCTTCTCCGCGTAGCAAGATCGTCCTCAATGCCTATTGGACCAAGGACAACTGGGACGTGAATATCCGCGAAACCCGTTATGGACAAACGTCCTCCATGCTCAGCTATTCTGATCTTGCCCCAGCCAATCTGAGATATTCAACAACCCAGTTCGCACCTTTTGTGAACACGCCGATCTGGATCACGGATCTGGAGGTCGGCTACCGTGTCAACCCGCACTGGCATCTTGCTGTTGGAGCCAACAATATCTTCAACATGCGTCCCCGAAAGGTCAATCCGGTCAATAATTATCTCGGTGCTGCGATCTATGACGCGCACGGCGCCAATATCGGTTTCGAGGGCGCTTATTATTACGGACGGATCAACGCGACTTTCTGA
- a CDS encoding aminotransferase class I/II-fold pyridoxal phosphate-dependent enzyme — MTDSTMPGSEETTAPHEYSRRQFARLAGLLGAGASFSRIVPSARASAPAVGQKADTIFLDKNEYWTGPLPQAAQAAQREILSGNRYDPDNLHHDLLQTVASVEHVPFDRVLVWQGSTDPLIRSVPAFCTPERGLVTADPTFEVVWEVAKYLGIPLQRVPLTAADSYATNARTLLAANPKAGLYYLCAPNNPTGTPTSLDEVRWLLDNKPADAVVLVDEAYIHFTNSPSALSLLGERRDLLVLRTFSKLFGMAGLRVGLSFAHPDLHQRMMRYDGEAATGYTNVSALAGAKASLLLPEQIRQRRDSMTAVRNSVEQHLAKRGIKFIPGSQANMIMVDWGRPVAEVTKAFEQGGIAIGRSWAIWPNMSRVTIGSADEMQRFNRQVDRIFRS; from the coding sequence ATGACCGATTCAACGATGCCCGGATCAGAAGAGACCACCGCGCCTCATGAGTATTCCCGTCGGCAGTTCGCCCGGCTGGCAGGTCTCCTCGGAGCCGGAGCATCCTTTTCCCGGATTGTCCCATCCGCACGGGCGAGTGCGCCTGCGGTCGGACAGAAGGCGGACACCATTTTTCTGGATAAAAACGAATACTGGACAGGCCCTCTGCCGCAGGCGGCTCAGGCAGCGCAACGCGAAATCCTCTCCGGAAACCGGTATGATCCGGACAATCTGCATCATGATCTTCTGCAAACCGTCGCCAGTGTGGAACATGTTCCGTTCGATCGCGTGCTGGTCTGGCAGGGATCGACGGACCCGCTGATCCGGAGTGTGCCAGCTTTCTGCACACCGGAACGGGGACTGGTGACAGCCGATCCGACCTTTGAGGTGGTATGGGAGGTGGCGAAATATCTGGGGATTCCGCTTCAGCGCGTGCCGCTGACGGCAGCGGACAGTTATGCGACAAACGCCAGAACTCTGCTGGCAGCCAACCCGAAGGCCGGTCTTTATTATCTCTGCGCACCGAACAACCCGACCGGCACACCCACATCGCTGGATGAAGTCAGGTGGCTTCTGGACAACAAACCTGCCGATGCTGTCGTTCTGGTTGATGAAGCCTATATTCACTTCACAAACAGTCCCAGTGCGCTTTCCCTGCTGGGGGAACGTAGAGATTTACTGGTTCTCAGAACATTTTCGAAGCTGTTCGGTATGGCCGGTCTCAGGGTGGGGCTGAGTTTTGCCCATCCCGATCTGCACCAGCGCATGATGCGGTATGATGGCGAGGCTGCGACAGGCTACACCAATGTTTCCGCGCTCGCAGGTGCAAAAGCCAGCCTCCTGCTGCCGGAGCAGATCAGACAACGGCGTGACAGCATGACGGCGGTCAGAAACTCCGTCGAGCAGCATCTTGCAAAGAGAGGGATCAAATTCATCCCCGGCAGTCAGGCCAACATGATCATGGTTGACTGGGGCCGTCCGGTGGCGGAAGTGACCAAGGCTTTTGAACAGGGCGGTATCGCCATTGGTCGAAGCTGGGCAATCTGGCCGAACATGTCGCGTGTCACGATCGGTTCAGCAGACGAGATGCAGCGTTTCAACCGGCAGGTGGACCGGATTTTCCGGAGTTGA